In the Scyliorhinus torazame isolate Kashiwa2021f chromosome 4, sScyTor2.1, whole genome shotgun sequence genome, one interval contains:
- the LOC140410337 gene encoding ETS translocation variant 3-like encodes MKTTGVKTEGEEEDEDGAGLAYPDWAYKPDSSPGSRQVQLWHFILDLLRKEEYREVIAWQGDYGEFVIKDPDEVARLWGMRKCKPQMNYDKLSRALRYYYNKRILHKTKGKRFTYKFNFSKMVMVNYPFIDVRGTGVVPQSAPPIPTGSTLFHFPAPEPLSPHCCGPFDSVTAGRRGRGSVSDGSEGTPAPSEQEEAGTDSRWASEAAGGAFPCYGRPPRLYQEPRSPFSPLLPPSLALSPGFPLTPYTCSPSPSLSPGLGSRASTRFTFNPEEMSLYLQAHARSVYNYHLSPRSFPCYPGLPVTALVSMPRLANEPAPSIQLQAPPPGRKPRAEAQGGPSTRPTAPPPPPADQLAEVEGGADGAGRGGCPREVRRAEDRDHCMPLKLRFKRRWVADSCGGKALAPAVGPDPSPKVPAYPLEDRQAKDGERNLKPEQKEELPD; translated from the exons ATGAAAACCACAGGGGTCAAgacggagggggaggaagaggacgAGGACGGAGCGG GCTTGGCCTACCCGGACTGGGCCTACAAGCCTGACTCCAGCCCTGGGAGTCGCCAAGTGCAGCTCTGGCACTTCATCCTGGACCTGTTGCGGAAGGAGGAATATCGAGAAGTCATTGCCTGGCAGGGAGATTACGGAGAATTTGTCATCAAAGATCCCGATGAGGTGGCTCGTctctggggaatgaggaaatgtaaACCTCAAATGAACTACGATAAGCTCAGCCGGGCCCTCAG GTATTACTACAACAAACGAATTCTGCACAAGACCAAAGGGAAGAGATTCACTTACAAATTTAACTTCAGTAAGATGGTGATGGTGAATTATCCTTTCATCGATGTACGAGGGACTG GTGTGGTCCCTCAGAGTGCTCCCCCCATCCCTACCGGCTCCACCCTCTTCCACTTCCCAGCCCCCGAGCCCCTGTCACCGCACTGTTGCGGCCCTTTTGACTCTGTGACTGCTGGTCGGCGGGGCAGGGGCTCGGTTTCCGATGGGAGTGAGGGGACCCCTGCCCCTTCTGAGCAGGAGGAGGCTGGCACCGATTCACGGTGGGCCTCTGAAGCAGCCGGCGGGGCCTTTCCTTGCTACGGCCGTCCCCCTCGCCTCTACCAGGAACCCCGCAGCCCCTTCTCACCCCTCCTTCCGCCATCCCTGGCCCTATCGCCCGGTTTTCCCTTGACCCCCTACACTTGCAGCCCCTCGCCCAGCCTGAGCCCTGGGCTTGGGAGCCGGGCCAGCACCCGCTTCACCTTCAACCCCGAGGAAATGAGCCTTTACCTCCAGGCCCACGCCCGGTCGGTCTACAATTACCACCTGAGCCCCCGCTCATTCCCCTGCTACCCAGGGCTCCCAGTGACGGCCCTGGTCTCGATGCCCCGCCTGGCCAACGAGCCGGCGCCCAGCATCCAGCTCCAGGCCCCGCCCCCCGGCCGCAAACCCAGAGCTGAGGCCCAGGGAGGGCCATCCACCAGGCCGACAGCACCCCCACCGCCTCCTGCCGATCAGCTGGCGGAAGTTGAAGGGGGTGCGGATGGTGCAGGCAGGGGGGGGTGCCCCCGGGAGGTGCGGCGAGCAGAGGATAGGGACCACTGCATGCCCCTGAAGCTGCGTTTCAAGAGGCGCTGGGTGGCTGACAGCTGTGGGGGCAAGGCTCTGGCGCCGGCAGTCGGGCCCGACCCTTCTCCTAAGGTACCCGCTTACCCCCTGGAGGACAGACAGGCCAAAGATGGAGAGCGGAATCTGAAGCCAGAGCAGAAGGAGGAGCTGCCGGATTGA